The DNA region TGGTGGCATCCGTCTGAGTCAATTTCACAGACATGAAGCCTTGTCCATCATAGAAGAAATTTACGTCTCTTCGGTTCATTCCTTTAATGTCTCCTCTCCAAGCCTTTGACCCTGCCCCGCTAGTCAGGAACTGAATGGGGCTGCAAACAAGTTCCTCTAtcagataaatatattattactttGACTTTGTTCCTtgtaaaaaattacatgaattcatttaattttacctCTCCGTGTCACTAATGTGCTCAAGACAATGATCATGCCCGTTCATGTAGAAGTCAATGTTATTTGCCTGAAATttgaaagtgaaataaaattagaagagtTAAGTAAAGGAACTAGGAAAGAGAGGCGATGTTCTTCATCCTCAGCTTTTAGTTACCTGAAGGATAGGGAGAAGCTGATTTATTAGTTCTTGAGTATCACCATGATGCCCAACACTTCTAATGGCATGATGACCAACAACAATCTTCCATTTTGCTGTTGATTCCCTCAGTGCCAATTCTAGGTCCTGAGACATAATAATTCAATTCACTTATGTGCATGAAAGAactatttttaatcaatcatcaaaccGCTAAGCGTGACCCAACAAAGGTAATTTGCCAGtttcatatatttcaatttgtttaaatggttagttttatcaataaaattatggTTATTCTGCTATCAAAAGCAATTATGGATTGAACTaggaatatttattttaaaaatatcagaTAGTTGAATATTTAAAATGTCAACTGCAAATTCAGATAATGTATTCTATGCATACCTTGAGTAAGTTAGTAATATAAGGTTTTTGTGGGCCAATGCCCCGCCAATCATACTTGTGTTCCTGTGGTTCAGTGAAGTACTCGTCAACAAAAGGAGTGGTGTCTACAAAGAAAATCTCAACCAGCTCTGTAGGAcacgaaaagaaaaaatacatgaGATTATTGGAATGGTTTCAATGGCTAGAactagaagaaaacctcaattAAACGAGCAAGAAAATACCTGAATCTACAATAAAGGACCTTAAGCAAAGCCATCTGCTATCAATTTCTCTAAGGACCGGGCTCAATTGGGCCTCTGCATCACCCCTATAGTCGTGGTTGCCTAACACTGCATCAACCATGATTGAAAAATAGTATATGATAAGCTCCTCTACTAGACTCTATGTATAACTAAACTTGTATGTCATGTTTAGGAAATTACCGCTGTACCACTGCTTTTGCAAGCTTTTTGCTGTGTAAATTTGAGTGAATGACTCTTGAAACGCGTTGTCATGGTCACTAGTTAGTCCATTGTCATAGAAGTTGTCTCCAGTGGAAACTACAAAGTCGATATCAAGCTTCTCTCCAACCTTTCCCATCTGCAAGTTCATTTTTCAGACTACAATGAACATGAATTATATAAAGAATCTAACATGAATTAATGTGCAGGAATACAAGTTTTCAGTTTtcacatattatatatttgcATGAATGACATAAACATAAAAGCAAACCTGGAAAGAAACTTGTGATTGGTTGTAAGCGCCTCTTCTTCCCCAGTCACCAAGCACCAAGAAGCTAAGAGCACCATCATGTTTGGAAGAGTGTGATAATCTCTGGAGTTCTGCAGATGCATAAAGAATGCACAAGCCAAAGCTGATGATGATGGTAAAGGTAAAGAGAAAGGACATGGACATGGCTCTAACTGGAACTGGAACACCAAAACAAGCAAAAGCTtgtcacttaaaaaaaaaagcttcagaTTACACAGGATAGAGAGACAGGCTCATGCCAATAAGAAAAaggttggggggggggggggggggttatcTAACCCGTACGTGTTGAACTTTAAAACTCTCAAATGAATGGATCCTAGGTTGTggaataatataatatgatatgaAGTTGTTGAAAAACAATTACTATTAGATTAGTAAGGAAAAGTAATATAATGTTGGAATTTAATGATACAAAATATGTCCTAAACTCATCTTCTGGTCATTTAGTTAGctagtaaaaaaattgaaaatttggagAAATAAGAAATGCAGCGTGATGTGAATGTGAATTTAATTCAGATTGGTTGAATTTGTCAGAAAATGCAGTGCATGGTTCTTGCTGGGATAGGATAAACGGTGATGGGCAACTGTTGTGTTGGCAGACAATTGGTAGAATATGCAATTGAATTGAAAAACATTGGTGATATATGCGAATATGCCATGCCATACAACAGTAATGGCAGTGGAATAAGCACGAAAGGGTAGAATATTCGACACCCAATATTAAAGAGAAAGGCATATCTAGGAGAATATTCGGATAGGATGCTCTGCTTCCTGTATATTATAGCTCTCCTACGCAACTCCATTgatgattgaatttgattggtACTACCCTATAAACCATCCTATTTAAacaagtaattttttgtttgtcttttacACCTTTCTCCATCTCCGCTCTCGGGATTCATGATTAAGTAGTAATACACTATTCCTTTGCATTTGCAATATCGAGTATGATTAGCAATTCTGACCTCTTGTGTCCAACGAACTGTCATGATCTTTTTCTCATTGCATGATTACATTCACGTGACATTCAttctcaataatatatatatatatatatatatatatatatatatatatatatatatatatgtatgtatattatttgattaatgtGAGAAATACCttggaaaatataattattaaattcgaAATAAcacattaagaaaattaaaaataatgattcaaattgtgtaagttacaaattttatttgattttgatattttaaaaagataaaacacatgagatttataattaaatacacAATCTAAATTAATTACTCCAATCTATTGACTACAATTAAACATACTCATTTCTCATAAGttaataattaagaattttGACTTGATTGgaagacttaaatatgttttttaacgTTGGTAAAAAATACTTCTTTATAATTCTCTTATCAAACACGCATGATAAATTTTGTTCTAAAAGACTTGGTTATTGTAATACTGTGAGGAGAAAGGAAAATGAATCACCTCAATAGCAAAAATTCAAGTATTAAGTTTCAAAGTTTGTTAtcctaaaatattaatataatattgaatgttgtttctcaatattttttcatCGTACCTCACCTAGCCAACGATTTGGAAACCAAAAGTTAATAGTTTTATACACAAACTAATCCTTTGTGGTGGTTTTTTTATTACACCGTATGGAGATATATTTGTAAAAGGAGGTATATTATAAAAGGAGTTTCATTGATATTATATTCATCGTCATTCcaagtttttatgaaacttgCAAAAATCATACACATTCTCAACTCTGATGACAAGCAAATGCATGCTGAAACCAAATTGTGTGTACATATTACATAAAAAGCACCACGCACTACCTAATTTACAATATCAATACAGAAAATATTGGTACTGCTCATATATTCAAACATCATACGCTGAATTCATTCCACACAAAACATCGTTGAACATTTTTTACTACTGGTTGGGACCTAAGAGTGAGAGAAGAAAAGCCCTGTAGTGGCCGGATGTTTCTGAGTGAACTGCATCGTTAAGCGTCTTTTtgtatttctttaaatattcaGCTTTGATATACTGTAAATCAATCTCAGCCCTTGTTACTATCACCCTTATAAGTTTTGTGTCATCAGTCCCCAAACCTTTCATTGCCTTGCGTAAGACCTACACGGTGCCAAAAGGGAAATGAAAATATATCTCCATGTCTTGacaataagaaattttaaaaggtTCACTTTACAGAACCAACTACCACAAAATTGGCACAAGATATTACAGAAAGAAGAATTTGTTGATGCATATTTACATTAATAAGTCATGCTAAATGGGGTCAGGATCCTCTGCAGTATAAAAATCACCATAACGGATCCCAGCTGCCTAATTCAATAAATGTCAGCCTTCTCATCAACACTGCACTCTCTGCAGTGATTTTTACCCTTGAGAGGCTCCTGAGTCCTGACCCTGCTAAAGCCTACATGTATGTGCTAATGTTGCTAACAGGTCGTTCAATGAACAAATTATTTGACCAATAAGTCTAACATAATCATCCTATCTTGCAGCACTTATCACTTGATTCTCACCCATCATCCTTGTTTCTTACAAGATGAGGAGTTATCATTGAATGCAAACATCTCCATCCAAGTATAATGGTATTACGAGAAgaaattacacaaaattcaaTCCAAGGGAAAAATACCTTGGCAAAATACTTTGCAGGATTCTCAGCACATTGAACTATTGTCAGAAGTGCAAGAGCAAAATTTCCTGATGTTTCCTTCTTTACTGCCTGGATATAAATTCAGCTAGGATAAGCAGCAGAAAAGGACCTTGGAAGGAAATAAAAGTGGTAAAGATACCTTTTTCAACGAGTGTCCATACATGCTATGGTAATAAGAAGTTATAGCAGCCAAATGAGCCGCACTCCGTTCACTGAATATTTGCACAAAAGTCTTCTCATCGGTTCCCAGTCTCTTCTCCCCTGCTTTGTAGAGAACCTTTGCATCCTTCTCAGCCATCTCTCTATTTACCTCAGGGCCTTCATGACGTGGTGTGGTTACATATGCAAGCAAAATCTGAATCAAGGatttaacataaatattttagtgaCACTTATTGTTTGAATATCTTGGAAGGAACTCAGATGTGATTAGTAGGAATGAGGCAGAATTTTTACATCCAATGGAAATCTAAAACAAACAACTGAACAAGGTTTCCCTCAAAGAGACATATGCAGTGAAACACACTTGCACATTCGAATAAATGGATAGAGCAGAAAATCAGTCCACATCCAATCCATAGTTGATTTGAGATTGAAATCTTGCAACTACCAACAGGCATTCAATCTTGTTGGCCGAGTAACAAGAGACCCTTGCCTCAAATTATTTGGTAGAAGTGATTCATGGGTAAATTTATATCCACCAAAGATTTTAGAAATATCCAAATATATAACTTTGATAATAGGTATAATCTTTTTAGCATCTTGCATACTTGAAGAAATAAAGAACCGAAAGCGGCTGGTCTTTAACAGGTAGGGTTTCAAGAAAGATACAAAAAGAGTAGAAGACGGATCGAGAAGAATGACCTTTTTATGATCCCCGGAGGTGTTTGTTTCAATGTCATGCTCAAGATAAACACCAAATTTAGAATGATAAATCTGTCTTAAATAATGAAGCTGGGATGGAGTTCGAGAACATATAAGTTGAGTGGCAGCTTCAAGATTTTTGGGCAGGGTTAGAGACTGCCTAAGGATGATTGCATCACGTCCGGCAGGGTCGTGCATCCAAAGCAGTAGTGCAGTCTCCAACTTGCCAGAAAGCTCTGAAGATAAGCGTTTGAGAAGATCCCCAGAATACATTGCTTTGTATTCTTGTT from Glycine soja cultivar W05 chromosome 8, ASM419377v2, whole genome shotgun sequence includes:
- the LOC114421300 gene encoding annexin D5, producing MATLNVPPLPPSPRDDAIQLYAAFKGFGCDTSVVINILAHRDATQRAYIQQEYKAMYSGDLLKRLSSELSGKLETALLLWMHDPAGRDAIILRQSLTLPKNLEAATQLICSRTPSQLHYLRQIYHSKFGVYLEHDIETNTSGDHKKILLAYVTTPRHEGPEVNREMAEKDAKVLYKAGEKRLGTDEKTFVQIFSERSAAHLAAITSYYHSMYGHSLKKAVKKETSGNFALALLTIVQCAENPAKYFAKVLRKAMKGLGTDDTKLIRVIVTRAEIDLQYIKAEYLKKYKKTLNDAVHSETSGHYRAFLLSLLGPNQ
- the LOC114422688 gene encoding purple acid phosphatase 17-like isoform X1, translated to MSMSFLFTFTIIISFGLCILYASAELQRLSHSSKHDGALSFLVLGDWGRRGAYNQSQVSFQMGKVGEKLDIDFVVSTGDNFYDNGLTSDHDNAFQESFTQIYTAKSLQKQWYSVLGNHDYRGDAEAQLSPVLREIDSRWLCLRSFIVDSELVEIFFVDTTPFVDEYFTEPQEHKYDWRGIGPQKPYITNLLKDLELALRESTAKWKIVVGHHAIRSVGHHGDTQELINQLLPILQANNIDFYMNGHDHCLEHISDTESPIQFLTSGAGSKAWRGDIKGMNRRDVNFFYDGQGFMSVKLTQTDATIEFYDVFGNVLHRLTSSKQLHSSM
- the LOC114422688 gene encoding purple acid phosphatase 17-like isoform X2, coding for MSMSFLFTFTIIISFGLCILYASAELQRLSHSSKHDGALSFLVLGDWGRRGAYNQSQVSFQMGKVGEKLDIDFVVSTGDNFYDNGLTSDHDNAFQESFTQIYTAKSLQKQWYSVLGNHDYRGDAEAQLSPVLREIDSRWLCLRSFIVDSELVEIFFVDTTPFVDEYFTEPQEHKYDWRGIGPQKPYITNLLKDLELALRESTAKWKIVVGHHAIRSVGHHGDTQELINQLLPILQANNIDFYMNGHDHCLEHISDTERGTCLQPHSVPD